A part of Solanum stenotomum isolate F172 unplaced genomic scaffold, ASM1918654v1 scaffold26927, whole genome shotgun sequence genomic DNA contains:
- the LOC125851549 gene encoding calmodulin-binding protein 60 A-like, translated as EVQENLNLKLQFSNNVRGPIYTGIPIGDQEGSPLDLHLIDCSTKNIVNPGPEASTEVEIVVLEKDFTRYGGEKSLIRGNPQVSLKNGSVSVSHISFKHTRNAMRNRELRLGALRVGTRIVEATTEPFFVKDRRNISKRLKPLFLHDEVWKLETIGKDGPFHERLEKENIKTVNDFLTHYFLNRENLLKILGRHMNVKKLDAAVNQAKNKLDLKRYVYPHENPLVIFTDVGELIGVRLYEGGLFFSVEQLTDQTQKAIAMKMVKTAFQDGHQNFKVLLDDDSFNNGFTSEACNYVTDTQWLQPVPNYVANCMPSTSLIVNNYDIISQINSLSATSTGELPHQFYPDDDFIIYQDLPPII; from the exons AGAAGTGCaggaaaatttgaatttaaaattacaGTTTTCGAACAACGTACGTGGTCCAATATATACTGGGATCCCCATAGGAGATCAAGAGGGCTCCCCCTTAGATCTACATTTAATTGACTGCAGTACTAAAAATATTGTGAATCCTGGGCCAGAAGCATCAACAGAAGTGGAAATAGTTGTCCTTGAGAAAGATTTTACAAGGTATGGTGGCGAAAAATCGCTGATTCGTGGAAATCCTCAAGTCAGCTTGAAAAATGGGAGTGTTTCTGTAAGTCATATTTCATTCAAACATACTAGAAATGCTATGAGAAACCGTGAATTGAGACTAGGTGCATTAAGAGTTGGGACCAGAATCGTGGAAGCAACCACTGAACCATTCTTTGTCAAGGATCGTCGTAACA TAAGCAAGAGATTGAAGCCCCTATTTCTTCATGATGAAGTTTGGAAACTGGAAACAATTGGCAAAGATGGTCCTTTCCATGAACGTTTGGAGAAGGAAAACATTAAAACAGTCAACGACTTCTTAACTCACTACTTTTTGAACCGTGAAAACCTACTCAAA ATCCTTGGCAGGCATATGAACGTGAAGAAACTGGATGCAGCAGTAAATCAGGCAAAGAATAAACTTGACTTGAAAAGATATGTGTATCCCCACGAAAATCCACTAGTGATATTTACTGATGTGGGAGAATTGATTGGAGTACGACTCTATGAAGGGGGTCTGTTCTTCTCTGTCGAACAGCTCACTGATCAAACTCAAAAG GCTATTGCAATGAAAATGGTAAAAACAGCCTTTCAAGATGGCCACCAGAATTTCAAGGTTTTATTGGATGACGATAGTTTTAATAATGGATTCACTTCTGAGGCATGTAATTATGTAACTGACACACAGTGGCTGCAACCAGTGCCTAATTATGTTGCTAATTGCATGCCAAGCACAAGTTTGATAGTGAATAATTACGACATTATAAGCCAAATCAATAGCTTATCAGCAACTTCTACTGGTGAATTACCACATCAATTTTATCCAGATGACGACTTCATCATCTACCAAGATCTTCCCCCAATCATCTGA